One Prunus dulcis chromosome 8, ALMONDv2, whole genome shotgun sequence DNA window includes the following coding sequences:
- the LOC117636679 gene encoding LOW QUALITY PROTEIN: U1 small nuclear ribonucleoprotein A (The sequence of the model RefSeq protein was modified relative to this genomic sequence to represent the inferred CDS: inserted 1 base in 1 codon), producing the protein MGENNSGSEVPANQTIYINNLNEKIKLDELKKSLLAVFSQFGKILDVLAFKTLKHKGQAWLVFEDVSSATKAIQQMQGFPFYDKPMRIQYAKTKSDVIAKADGTFVPRERRKRHEDKGKKRKEQHDVSQAGMGVNPAYAGAYGAAPPLSQIPYPGGVKLPEAPAPPNNILFVQNLPQDTTPMMLQMLFCQYPGFKEVRMVETKPGIAFVEFXMQSTVAMQALQGFKMTPQNSMLITYAKK; encoded by the exons ATGGGAGAGAACAATAGCGGCAGCGAAGTTCCGGCGAACCAGACCATCTACATCAACAATCTGAACGAGAAAATCAAGCTCGATGAATTGAAAAAGTCGCTTCTCGCGGTCTTCTCGCAGTTCGGGAAGATACTGGACGTCTTAGCTTTCAAGACGCTCAAGCACAAAGGCCAAGCTTGGCTTGTCTTCGAGGACGTCTCTTCCGCCACCAAAGCCATTCAACAAATGCAAGGCTTCCCCTTTTATGACAAGCCTATG AGAATACAATATGCCAAGACAAAATCAGATGTAATAGCAAAGGCTGATGGTACTTTTGTTCCACGTGAAAGACGAAAGAGGCATGAAGACAAGG GGAAAAAGCGAAAAGAGCAACATGATGTTAGCCAAGCCGGAATGGGTGTGAATCCTGCTTACGCTGGTGCGTATGGTGCAGCACCTCCT CTCTCCCAAATACCGTATCCCGGTGGTGTGAAGTTACCTGAGGCTCCTGCTCCGCCAAACAACATACTTTTTGTTCAGAATCTTCCTCAGGATACAACTCCCATGATGTTGCAAATGCTCTTCTGCCAGTACCCTGGTTTTAAGGAGGTTAGAATGGTGGAAACGAAGCCAGGTATTGCTTTTGTGGAGT GGATGCAATCTACAGTAGCAATGCAGGCACTCCAAGGTTTTAAGATGACACCGCAGAATTCAATGTTGATTACCTATGCCAAAAAATAG
- the LOC117636684 gene encoding indole-3-acetic acid-induced protein ARG2: MARSFSNAKLLSALVADGFSSTIIRRGYAAGSQGVASSVVRGGGATNPTSVNVVKNSGEDKVSSASKVSWVPNPKTGFYGPENGAEEIDAAELRAALLKKH, translated from the exons atggcTCGTTCTTTCTCCAACGCTAAGCTTCTCTCTGCTCTCGTCGCCGATGGATTCTCTAGCACAATCATCAG ACGTGGATATGCGGCGGGTTCTCAAGGAGTTGCGTCGAGCGTGGTTAGAGGAGGAGGTGCTACTAATCCTACAAGTGTAAACGTGGTTAAGAATTCCGGGGAAGACAAGGTGAGCTCCGCTTCAAAGGTCTCGTGGGTCCCCAACCCGAAAACCGGGTTTTACGGACCCGAGAATGGCGCCGAAGAGATCGACGCGGCCGAGCTACGTGCAGCGCTCTTGAAGAAGcactaa